The segment GCTCCGCCTGCGGAGGAGCGATCGACGTGACCGACGAACTTCCGTTCGCGCAGATTTATTGCCCGCATTGCGGCGAGGGGCTGCGGGCGCGCCGGTTTTTCAACAATTTCGAGCTGGTCGCTCTCATCGGCCAAGGGGGTATGGGTTCGGTTTACAAAGCCTACGACCACACGCTCGGGCGGATGGTGGCGCTCAAAGTCCTGCGCCGCGAAATGAGTGCCACGGACGAGGAGCGGGCCAAGCTGGAGCAGGAGGCGCGCATCACCGCGTCGGTGAACCATCCGCACGTCGTGCGGGTGTATTCGTTCGGCGAGGCCCACGGGCAATTCTACCTCGCCATGGAATTGGTGGAAAAGGGTTCGCTTGATGATCTGATGGGGATCCAGAGCCATGTCCCCGAGGCGCAGGTGCTCGAGATCGGTGTGCAGATCGCGGAGGGTTTGGAGGCTGCCGCGGAGCAGGGATTGATCCACCGCGACGTCAAGCCGGGCAATATTCTTTTTTCCGATGCGCACACCGCGAAAATTGTCGATTTCGGATTGGCCCGCGTCCTCGAGGAAGAAGCGGAAGCGCGCGGGGAGATTTGGGGCACTCCCTACTACATCGCGCCCGAACGCCTGAGTTGCGAGTCGGAGGACTTCCGCAGCGACATTTACAGTCTCGGCGGCACGCTTTTTCACGCGATCGCGGGACGCCCCCCCTTCGAAGCCGAGAGCGCGAGCCTCGTTGCTTTGAAACAAATCAAGAGCCAGCCGGTGAGTCTCGAGGCTTTTGCTCCCGACGTCGCCGCGGAAACCGCCTACGTGATCAATCGCATGCTCGAAAAGAACCCGGAGGACCGATACCCGGCCTATTCCGAGTTGATCGAACATCTGGAATATGCGCGCTCCAAAGTGCTCGAACGCGCCGGGAGACCCGCGGCCAAGCGCGAAGTTGTGCAGATCGAGACCAGCCGCACCAAGCTTTACGTGGCGTTGATCTCGGCCGGCGTCGCGGTCCTCCTTCTGGGATCTTTCGCATGGTTGTTCATGTTCAGCGAGCGCGAGGAGATCAAGGCGGTGCGCGAGTTGGTATTTTCGGGCGGCGCCGGAAAAGCCCCCGACAGCCTGGACGACGGCATGGCGGCCATTGCGGCCGGTCGCTACGGCGATGCGGCCAAGACTCTTGGCGAGGGTGTGCTCGGAGCCGATCCGGCGACGGAACGGGGCAAATGGATTCAGCTTAATCTCGCTCTATCACTCATGCTCGACGGGCAGAAACAAGCAGCGAAAGATCAGTGGCAACTTCTCGCGCGCGGTGGTCTTTTTAGCGACCAAAGAGAACAGCTTGAACTGGCCAACATGTTTCTCGATGCCGCGGAGTTCGGTCAGCGCAAAAGCCCCGTTTCACGTGGGGATTTATCCGGTTATCCGAAGGAAGGGCTGGCGGCCTTGGTGAGGTTTTTTGCGGGAGTGAACAACTGGTCGCTCGGTGCGCGTGAAGAAGCGTGCGGGTGCCTTGAGGAATTTCTCAAGTCGCCCGGGGATCAAAGGGTGGCTTGGTGGAATATTTACCGCGGCGTAGCTACCCGTCTGCTCGCGGAGCAGAGTTGACCGCCGGGCGATGTTTGCGCCGGCTGATCGGCCGGATAGATTGAAGCTATGGGCCGACCCGCTTTCCCCGTCGCCGGAGACGGTGCGGCGCGTGCCGCGAGCATTGTTGCAACCCATGTTCCCGTGACCGGCGGTTGCGGTTGCCCCGGACAAGTTCTTGAGCCAACTCATCGTGAGGGCCTATCTTGGCACGTCTCCCGATGACAAAGCCTCTCGCACTCCATCTCAAGGCCGCATTGGTCTGCGGACTGATCGGCGTGGTGCTCGCTCTCCCGCTGCTCTGGGTTCCCTTGCTTCCGGCATGGCAAGGATGGAAGCCGCCGCTGGTGAGTCCTCGTGCCGAGGCGATGCTGGCTTTTGTCATGGCTCTCTGGGTCGCTTGGTGCGTGGTGGATATCCCGCGTCGCGGACTCAAGATACTGGTCTGGTTCGCCACGGTTTGGCTTCTCGGAAGCGGAATTTGGCTCTCCGGCCTTTACGGATTCGACGCCAGTTCTCTCGTTCCTGTCACTGCGGCAGGTATCGCGGGTGCGGCGGCGCTGGCATTTTCATCTTCAGCGGCGGGCTCACGCCGCGCGCGCTGGGAGAAATTGGTCGGTCCGCGCGTGACCCGTGATGTGCTCCGCAGCCGCATTGAGGAAAGCAACTTGGACGAGAAGCCTCGTTCGGCTGTTCTGGCAGTTCTCGAGGTGCTTTGGCCGGGTGCGGCTTCGGACGAACACAACGCATGGACCGGCTTTTCGATGTGCTCCTTCCGTGCGGGCGAGCACTTCGGACGCGCGGGTGCTTATCTCGAACGTTGCGATGCCGAGGGTGCGCGCTTCGTCCTCGGGCTCTGGGGACGGGACGCGCGGCCAACTGATGTCGTTTCCGCCGCGTGGGAATGGGTCCGCAAGGCTGGGGGATGCGTGGCGATTGTGCGCGGGGAATGCATTGCCGGCGTCGGCAATCTCCCGACGGGACCGCGTTGGACCCTGAGTGGCGCACCGCTGAGAAAAGCTGCCCGCATGGCGGCGGCAGCGCGTGGTTATGCGGCGGGGGTGATGGTCGATGATTCGCTCGCGGGCGAGCTGGGCGAAGATTGGTGCACGCGGCCAATCGCGTGGTGGGACTTCGAGGGCGACAGGCTGCTGCTGCGCGAAGTGCGCGGCCCCAAGGAAGGCGATGATGCCGCCTCCACCGAGGATCTGCGTCGATGGGAGCACGCATGGGATGCGTTTTGGAGTGGCGACTGGGCCGCGGCCGAAAACGGCTTCGCCGCTCTGGCTCGCGAGCGTGAGGACGCAGCCGCGCGCATCTTCGCCATGCGCAGCGAAGCGGCCCGGCGCAGCGAGTCGTGAAAGCTGCGGATTATCCGGAGCCATTTCGGGCGCTTGTCCGTGAACTGCGGCGCCTTCCCGGTGTCGGACCCCGCAGTGCGGAACGAATGGCGCTTTGGTTGCTGGAAGAGCCGGGGCGGCCGTCGGCATTGTCGTCCGCGCTCGTGCTTGCCCGCGACGACTTGAGGCACTGCGCCGACTGCGGATTTTTCAGC is part of the Chthoniobacterales bacterium genome and harbors:
- a CDS encoding serine/threonine protein kinase; translated protein: MDDASPAQAIDTCSACGGAIDVTDELPFAQIYCPHCGEGLRARRFFNNFELVALIGQGGMGSVYKAYDHTLGRMVALKVLRREMSATDEERAKLEQEARITASVNHPHVVRVYSFGEAHGQFYLAMELVEKGSLDDLMGIQSHVPEAQVLEIGVQIAEGLEAAAEQGLIHRDVKPGNILFSDAHTAKIVDFGLARVLEEEAEARGEIWGTPYYIAPERLSCESEDFRSDIYSLGGTLFHAIAGRPPFEAESASLVALKQIKSQPVSLEAFAPDVAAETAYVINRMLEKNPEDRYPAYSELIEHLEYARSKVLERAGRPAAKREVVQIETSRTKLYVALISAGVAVLLLGSFAWLFMFSEREEIKAVRELVFSGGAGKAPDSLDDGMAAIAAGRYGDAAKTLGEGVLGADPATERGKWIQLNLALSLMLDGQKQAAKDQWQLLARGGLFSDQREQLELANMFLDAAEFGQRKSPVSRGDLSGYPKEGLAALVRFFAGVNNWSLGAREEACGCLEEFLKSPGDQRVAWWNIYRGVATRLLAEQS